One genomic window of Pseudomonas chlororaphis subsp. piscium includes the following:
- a CDS encoding OprD family porin, with the protein MAAESGFLEDAKVNLNLRNFYINRNFTNPGKAQGKAEEWTQSFILDAKSGFTQGTVGFGMDVLGLYSLKLDGGKGTGGTQLLPLDHDGRPADHFGRTGVAFKARLSQTEVKVGEWMPVLPILRSDDGRSLPQTFRGGQITSKEIDGLTLYGGQFRANSPRDDSSMSDMSMTGKAAFTSDRFNFQGGEYSFNDKRTQVGVWNAQLKDIYSQQYLNLIHSQPLGDWTLGANIGFFYGKEDGSARAGDLDNKTWSGLFSAKYGGHTFYVGLQKLTGDNAWMRVNGTSGGTLANDSYNASYDNAQERSWQLRHDYNFVAVGVPGLTLMNRYIKGSNVHTGTITDGKEWGRETELAYTVQSGTLKNLNVKWRNSTMRRDFSTNEFDENRLIISYPISLL; encoded by the coding sequence ATGGCCGCGGAGTCCGGCTTTCTCGAAGACGCCAAGGTCAACCTGAACCTGCGCAACTTCTACATCAACCGCAACTTCACCAACCCGGGCAAAGCCCAGGGCAAGGCTGAGGAATGGACCCAGAGTTTCATCCTCGACGCCAAGTCCGGCTTCACCCAGGGCACCGTCGGGTTCGGCATGGACGTGCTGGGGCTGTACTCGCTGAAGCTCGATGGCGGCAAGGGCACCGGCGGCACCCAACTGCTGCCCCTGGATCACGACGGGCGTCCGGCCGACCACTTCGGCCGCACGGGCGTGGCGTTCAAGGCGCGCCTGTCGCAGACCGAAGTCAAGGTCGGCGAATGGATGCCGGTGCTGCCGATCCTGCGCTCGGACGACGGTCGCTCCCTGCCCCAGACCTTCCGCGGCGGCCAGATCACCTCGAAGGAAATTGACGGCCTGACGCTCTACGGCGGCCAGTTCCGCGCCAACAGCCCGCGTGACGACAGCAGCATGAGCGACATGTCGATGACTGGCAAAGCGGCCTTCACCTCCGACCGTTTCAACTTCCAGGGCGGCGAATACAGCTTCAACGACAAGCGCACCCAGGTCGGCGTGTGGAACGCCCAGCTCAAGGACATCTACAGCCAGCAATACCTCAACCTGATCCACAGCCAGCCGCTGGGCGACTGGACCCTGGGCGCCAATATCGGCTTCTTCTACGGCAAGGAGGATGGCAGCGCCCGCGCCGGCGACCTGGACAACAAGACCTGGTCGGGCCTGTTCTCGGCCAAGTACGGCGGCCACACCTTCTACGTCGGCCTGCAGAAACTCACCGGCGACAATGCCTGGATGCGCGTCAACGGCACCAGCGGTGGCACCCTGGCCAACGACAGCTACAACGCCAGCTACGACAACGCCCAGGAAAGATCCTGGCAACTGCGTCACGACTACAACTTCGTCGCTGTCGGTGTACCCGGCCTGACCCTGATGAACCGCTACATCAAGGGCAGCAACGTGCACACCGGCACCATCACCGACGGCAAGGAATGGGGGCGCGAGACCGAGCTGGCCTACACCGTGCAAAGCGGCACGCTGAAGAACCTCAACGTCAAATGGCGCAACTCGACCATGCGCCGCGACTTCAGTACCAACGAGTTCGACGAGAACCGCCTGATCATCAGCTACCCGATCAGCCTGCTGTAA
- the adeC gene encoding AdeC/AdeK/OprM family multidrug efflux complex outer membrane factor yields MSKSLLSLAITATVLSGCSLIPDYQQPQAPVAAQYPQGPAYSPAEAANQAAAEQGWRQFFHDPALQQLIQTALVNNRDLRVAALNIDAYAAQYQIQRADLFPAISATGSGSRQRTPARMSQTGEAAISSQYSATLGVSAYELDLFGRVRSLSEQALQTYFSSEEARRSTQISLVASVANAYLTWQADKELLKLTQDTLAAYEESYRLTSRSNEVGVASALDLSQARTSVENARVQLARYTRQVAQDENSLTLLLGTSIPANLPSAQPLSADLLSELPAGLPSELLQRRPDILAAEHNLKAANASIGAARAAFFPSISLTANAGTLSPDMGGLFKGGSGTWSFAPQINIPIFNAGSLRASLDYSKIQKDINVAQYEKSIQTAFQEVSDGLAARQTYNQQLQAQRDFVNANQDYYRLAERRYRIGVDSNLTFLDAQRSLFSAQQALITDRLAQLTSEVNLYKALGGGWNEQGSQKAEVSKEAPPLKLF; encoded by the coding sequence ATGAGCAAGTCGCTACTCTCCCTCGCAATCACCGCCACCGTGCTGAGTGGTTGCTCGCTGATACCGGATTATCAGCAGCCGCAAGCGCCGGTCGCGGCGCAATACCCGCAAGGGCCGGCCTATTCGCCTGCGGAGGCTGCCAACCAGGCAGCCGCCGAACAGGGCTGGCGGCAGTTCTTCCATGACCCTGCCCTGCAGCAGCTGATCCAGACCGCGCTGGTGAACAACCGCGACCTGCGGGTCGCGGCGCTGAACATCGACGCCTACGCCGCGCAGTACCAGATCCAGCGCGCGGACCTGTTCCCGGCGATTTCGGCCACCGGCAGCGGCAGCCGTCAACGTACCCCGGCACGGATGTCGCAGACCGGTGAAGCGGCCATCTCCAGCCAGTACTCGGCCACCCTGGGTGTCAGCGCTTATGAGCTGGACCTGTTCGGTCGCGTTCGCAGCTTGAGCGAGCAGGCCTTGCAGACCTACTTCTCCAGCGAAGAAGCCCGGCGCAGTACGCAGATCAGCCTGGTGGCCAGCGTGGCCAACGCCTACCTGACCTGGCAGGCCGACAAGGAACTGCTGAAGCTGACCCAGGACACCCTGGCGGCCTACGAGGAGAGTTACCGCCTCACCTCGCGCAGCAACGAAGTCGGCGTGGCCTCGGCCCTGGACCTGAGCCAGGCGCGGACCTCGGTGGAGAACGCCCGGGTGCAACTGGCGCGTTATACCCGCCAGGTGGCCCAGGACGAAAACAGCCTGACCCTGCTGCTGGGTACCTCGATCCCGGCCAACCTGCCGAGCGCGCAGCCGTTGTCGGCCGACCTGCTCAGCGAGTTGCCGGCCGGCCTGCCGTCGGAACTGCTGCAACGTCGTCCGGACATCCTCGCCGCCGAGCACAACCTGAAAGCCGCCAACGCCAGTATTGGCGCGGCACGCGCGGCGTTCTTCCCGAGCATCAGCCTGACGGCCAATGCCGGGACCTTGAGCCCGGACATGGGCGGCCTGTTCAAGGGCGGCTCGGGCACCTGGTCGTTCGCACCACAGATCAATATCCCGATCTTCAACGCCGGCAGCCTGCGCGCCAGCCTGGATTACTCGAAAATCCAGAAAGACATCAACGTGGCGCAGTACGAGAAGTCCATCCAGACCGCCTTCCAGGAAGTCTCCGATGGCCTGGCCGCACGTCAGACCTACAACCAGCAGTTGCAGGCCCAGCGTGACTTCGTCAACGCCAACCAGGACTACTACCGTCTGGCCGAGCGTCGCTACCGCATCGGTGTCGACAGCAACCTGACCTTCCTCGACGCCCAGCGCTCGCTGTTCAGCGCACAGCAAGCGTTGATCACCGACCGGCTTGCGCAGCTGACCAGCGAGGTCAACCTGTACAAGGCCCTGGGTGGCGGTTGGAACGAGCAAGGTTCGCAGAAAGCGGAAGTGAGCAAAGAGGCACCGCCACTGAAGCTGTTCTGA